One region of Vibrio pelagius genomic DNA includes:
- a CDS encoding ABC-F family ATPase — translation MISTANITQQFGAKPLFENISVKFGEGNRYGLIGANGCGKSTFMKILSGELEPSAGNVSYDPNERVAKLNQDQFAYEEFSVIDTVIMGHKELWAVKQERDRIYSLPEMSEEDGMKVADLEVQFAEMDGYMAEAKAGELLLAVGIEESLHFGLMSEVAPGWKLRVLLAQVLFADPHIMLLDEPTNNLDMDTIRWLEETLNQRNCTMIIISHDRHFLNSVCTHMADLDYGELRVYPGNYDEYMTAATQARERLLSDNAKKKAQIAELQTFVSRFSANASKAKQATSRAKQIDKIQLEEVKASSRQNPFIRFEQSKELFRNALVVENLSQGFEEDLYNKFDAIFEVGERVAIIGENGVGKTTLLNTLAGVLEPRTGEYKWSENSNIGYYAQDHAHDFEEDMNLFDWMSQWRQEGEDEQVVRSFLGRMLFGQDDIKKSVKVISGGEQGRMLLGKIMMHKPNILLMDEPTNHMDMESIEALNLALENYKGTLFFVSHDRVFVDSLATRILEIKDGQIHDFRGTYAEFLKARGIDA, via the coding sequence TTGATTTCCACAGCAAATATCACCCAACAATTCGGCGCAAAGCCACTTTTCGAAAATATTTCAGTGAAGTTCGGCGAAGGTAACCGTTACGGTCTAATCGGCGCGAATGGCTGTGGTAAGTCGACGTTCATGAAAATACTTTCAGGTGAACTAGAGCCAAGCGCAGGTAACGTAAGCTACGATCCAAACGAGCGCGTAGCTAAGCTAAACCAAGACCAATTCGCTTACGAAGAGTTCTCTGTAATTGACACGGTTATTATGGGCCATAAAGAGCTATGGGCTGTAAAGCAAGAGCGTGACCGCATCTACTCGCTACCAGAAATGAGCGAAGAAGACGGTATGAAAGTGGCTGACCTAGAAGTTCAGTTCGCAGAGATGGATGGCTACATGGCAGAAGCGAAAGCGGGTGAGCTCCTTCTGGCGGTAGGTATCGAAGAGTCTCTTCACTTTGGCCTAATGAGTGAAGTTGCTCCTGGTTGGAAACTTCGTGTTCTTCTAGCACAGGTTCTGTTCGCAGACCCGCATATCATGCTACTAGACGAACCAACGAACAACTTGGACATGGACACTATCCGCTGGTTGGAAGAGACACTAAACCAACGGAACTGCACAATGATCATCATTTCGCACGACCGTCACTTCCTAAACTCTGTATGTACTCACATGGCTGACCTTGATTACGGTGAGCTACGCGTTTACCCAGGTAACTACGATGAATACATGACGGCAGCGACACAAGCTCGTGAGCGTCTACTGTCTGACAATGCGAAGAAGAAAGCGCAAATCGCTGAACTTCAAACGTTCGTATCTCGTTTCTCTGCTAACGCATCTAAAGCTAAGCAAGCAACGTCTCGTGCTAAACAGATTGATAAGATTCAGCTAGAAGAAGTTAAAGCATCTAGCCGTCAAAACCCGTTCATCCGTTTCGAACAGTCTAAAGAACTATTCCGTAACGCGCTTGTGGTTGAAAACCTATCTCAAGGTTTTGAAGAAGACCTATACAACAAGTTCGATGCGATCTTCGAAGTAGGCGAACGTGTTGCAATCATCGGTGAAAATGGCGTTGGTAAAACAACCCTGCTAAACACACTTGCTGGTGTGCTAGAACCACGTACCGGCGAGTACAAGTGGTCTGAAAATTCGAATATCGGTTACTACGCCCAAGACCATGCTCATGACTTTGAAGAAGACATGAATCTGTTTGACTGGATGAGCCAATGGCGTCAAGAAGGCGAAGATGAGCAAGTAGTACGTAGCTTCCTAGGTCGTATGCTATTTGGTCAAGATGACATTAAGAAATCAGTTAAAGTTATTTCTGGTGGTGAACAAGGTCGTATGCTTCTAGGTAAAATCATGATGCATAAACCAAACATCCTGCTAATGGATGAACCAACGAACCACATGGATATGGAATCTATCGAAGCGCTTAACTTGGCTCTTGAAAATTACAAAGGCACGTTGTTCTTCGTTTCTCATGACCGAGTGTTCGTAGACTCACTAGCAACACGTATCCTAGAGATCAAAGATGGTCAGATCCATGACTTCCGTGGTACTTACGCCGAGTTCCTAAAAGCGCGTGGTATCGACGCTTAA
- the fdhD gene encoding formate dehydrogenase accessory sulfurtransferase FdhD — protein MVKPNIIKTSENPLQTIEVEVFDEYGEKLTKQIACERPLTVMLNWKEIVTLMTLGSRPESLVLGYLKNQSFLSDPEAIESIIIDWETSSAAVVTKEDTSQLESALKKKTVTSGCGQGTMYGNVMKQLENYQVPQTKLKQSEIYTALEALTHYNDTYKKAGAVHGCAVCKDDKVLSFVEDVGRHNAVDTLAGEMWLNQEDGSDKIFYTTGRLTSEMVIKVAQMGIPVLLSRSGVTQMGLDLAQKFGITTIARAKGLRFQVFTGADKIIFDVKGNQD, from the coding sequence GTGGTTAAACCAAACATTATTAAAACCAGTGAAAACCCTCTCCAAACCATTGAAGTGGAAGTGTTCGACGAGTATGGCGAAAAGCTAACAAAACAGATTGCTTGCGAACGTCCCCTAACCGTTATGCTTAACTGGAAAGAGATCGTGACTCTGATGACTTTGGGCTCGCGTCCTGAATCATTAGTCTTAGGTTATTTAAAAAACCAAAGCTTCCTCTCTGACCCAGAAGCCATTGAATCTATCATTATCGACTGGGAAACCAGTTCAGCGGCGGTTGTCACTAAAGAAGATACAAGCCAGTTAGAAAGTGCGCTCAAAAAGAAAACCGTCACCTCTGGTTGCGGTCAAGGCACTATGTACGGCAATGTCATGAAGCAGCTTGAAAACTACCAAGTACCTCAAACCAAGCTTAAACAATCTGAAATCTACACAGCTCTAGAAGCGCTGACTCATTACAACGACACCTACAAAAAAGCTGGGGCAGTTCATGGTTGTGCCGTGTGTAAAGACGACAAAGTACTCTCATTCGTAGAAGATGTCGGCCGTCACAATGCCGTGGATACACTTGCAGGTGAAATGTGGCTGAATCAAGAAGATGGCTCAGACAAAATTTTCTATACTACTGGCCGCTTGACCTCTGAGATGGTGATTAAGGTGGCTCAAATGGGGATTCCTGTGCTGCTCTCTCGTTCTGGTGTGACTCAAATGGGGTTAGATCTCGCTCAAAAATTTGGTATTACGACGATTGCTCGCGCAAAAGGGTTACGTTTCCAAGTTTTTACAGGTGCCGATAAGATCATCTTTGATGTGAAGGGAAACCAAGATTGA
- a CDS encoding mechanosensitive ion channel family protein: MNRISNILGIALLILLLSFQQAFAAEEVVNVESIQQFASLIRWSGVFFSILVIAATWLLIKFMNSMVESIGSQFVQYRMVLQKVQSFLQFFIYMTAGLVVFMMSFRINDHILALIGGTLAVSVGFALKDLAASFIAGLTVMIDRPFQVGDRVTFEGNYGDIITIGLRSVRIRTLNDDIITIPNNKFLNEVTTSGNYGALDMQVVIPFYVGMNEDITLARDLIQEAASSSRYIHLPKPVTVLVKQTITDNYLAIQLTCKAYVVDTAYEKLFETDITLRVMKEFKKHGIKPPKIALASD, translated from the coding sequence ATGAACAGAATTTCTAACATACTTGGTATAGCCCTACTGATACTGCTGCTGTCATTTCAACAGGCATTTGCCGCAGAAGAAGTGGTTAATGTTGAGAGCATCCAACAATTTGCCAGTCTGATTCGCTGGAGTGGTGTTTTCTTTTCAATTTTAGTCATCGCTGCAACATGGTTACTGATCAAATTTATGAACTCAATGGTTGAGAGTATTGGGAGTCAGTTTGTTCAGTATCGAATGGTGTTACAAAAGGTCCAGTCTTTCCTGCAGTTTTTCATCTATATGACCGCTGGTTTGGTGGTTTTTATGATGAGCTTTCGAATTAACGATCACATCTTGGCGCTGATCGGCGGTACGCTCGCTGTGTCGGTCGGTTTTGCTTTGAAAGACCTCGCTGCTTCATTTATTGCTGGCTTAACCGTGATGATAGACAGGCCGTTCCAAGTGGGTGACCGTGTGACGTTTGAAGGGAATTACGGCGACATCATTACCATTGGTTTACGTTCAGTGCGTATCAGAACGCTCAACGATGACATCATTACCATCCCTAACAACAAATTTCTAAACGAAGTGACGACAAGCGGAAACTACGGTGCTCTCGATATGCAAGTTGTGATTCCATTCTATGTTGGGATGAATGAAGACATCACCCTAGCCCGTGACTTGATCCAAGAGGCCGCATCGTCGAGTCGTTACATTCACTTGCCAAAGCCCGTGACAGTGCTTGTTAAACAAACCATTACTGACAACTACTTAGCCATTCAATTGACCTGTAAGGCGTATGTTGTTGATACGGCGTATGAGAAGTTGTTTGAAACCGACATTACCTTAAGAGTGATGAAAGAGTTCAAGAAGCACGGCATTAAACCGCCGAAAATCGCGTTAGCTTCTGATTAA
- a CDS encoding 4Fe-4S dicluster domain-containing protein, which translates to MLKELLKEATTNNGKARLYAFENTVELTNLIPPTVSYESGGNTLIIGPTAIIESAAAQLPQLTSLTLLSTDGEKGSNSELYFANSVQVSGFLGTFEVIIENRGTTSNLAKVAINHDCFDVVLDLCLNSCMTEEVPVPGYYPVGRGYPKLAEALEEIPTLMGTFDKPKFFRLDTDLCAHSSRGVKGCERCVDACPAGALSSEGTDKTGHRIEINPYLCQGVGTCATSCPTEAISYALPNPDDTQKFIERTLANYEKAGGLDPIVLICSSRHETYNVMALKALPENVIPVVVEELPSVGIDTWFAALVNGATQVLFAASRFMPETIIRVLNNEVGIAQELLDQIGVAKETVDILYLESLREGAPTLCTDSFDLALGDLQGNKRQRLFTALDALSTSRIPVENIVELPSNAPYGNVSCESKDCTLCMSCVAVCPTRALHTDGTSPSLKFIEQDCVQCGLCEKACPENVLTLTPRMNWVKEERQKAVVIHEEKAAECIRCHKPFAPQSMIDMLQNKLRGHSHFSDEAAINRIAMCEDCRVIDMFDSMAQDPLKQLKY; encoded by the coding sequence ATGCTTAAAGAACTATTAAAAGAAGCAACAACCAATAATGGTAAAGCGCGACTCTATGCTTTTGAAAATACCGTAGAGTTAACCAACCTTATTCCACCAACGGTAAGTTATGAAAGTGGTGGTAATACCCTAATCATAGGGCCAACTGCAATCATTGAGAGCGCGGCTGCACAGCTTCCTCAATTGACCAGCCTTACTCTGCTATCAACGGATGGAGAGAAGGGTTCAAACAGTGAACTCTATTTCGCTAATTCGGTTCAGGTATCAGGTTTCCTAGGTACGTTTGAAGTGATTATTGAAAACCGTGGGACGACGAGTAATTTAGCGAAAGTTGCTATCAATCACGATTGCTTTGATGTTGTGTTAGACCTATGCCTAAACAGCTGCATGACTGAAGAAGTTCCAGTTCCGGGTTACTACCCAGTTGGACGTGGCTATCCGAAATTGGCTGAAGCACTAGAAGAGATCCCAACGCTAATGGGTACCTTCGATAAGCCAAAATTTTTCCGTTTAGATACTGATTTGTGTGCGCATAGCTCTCGTGGCGTTAAAGGCTGTGAGCGTTGTGTTGATGCTTGTCCAGCAGGCGCGCTATCCAGTGAAGGTACAGACAAAACCGGTCATCGCATCGAAATTAACCCGTACCTTTGTCAAGGCGTGGGTACTTGTGCAACGAGCTGTCCGACAGAAGCTATCAGTTACGCACTTCCTAATCCAGATGACACGCAAAAATTCATTGAGCGTACATTAGCCAACTATGAGAAAGCAGGGGGGCTAGACCCGATCGTTCTGATCTGTAGCTCTCGTCATGAAACATACAATGTAATGGCACTTAAAGCACTTCCAGAGAATGTGATTCCGGTTGTTGTTGAAGAGCTGCCTTCTGTTGGGATTGATACCTGGTTTGCAGCTTTAGTAAATGGTGCGACTCAGGTTCTGTTTGCAGCGTCTCGCTTTATGCCAGAAACCATTATTCGTGTCCTTAACAACGAAGTTGGTATTGCTCAAGAATTGTTGGATCAAATCGGTGTAGCAAAAGAGACAGTAGATATCCTTTACCTTGAATCTCTTCGCGAAGGTGCGCCGACACTCTGTACCGACTCTTTTGATTTGGCACTTGGTGACCTTCAAGGTAATAAGCGCCAGCGTCTATTTACTGCGCTAGACGCCCTGAGTACATCACGAATTCCTGTCGAAAATATTGTTGAACTTCCATCGAACGCACCTTACGGCAACGTTTCGTGTGAAAGCAAAGATTGTACGTTATGTATGAGTTGTGTGGCGGTATGTCCAACTCGTGCACTTCATACCGATGGCACATCTCCATCTCTAAAATTCATTGAGCAAGATTGTGTTCAGTGTGGCCTTTGTGAAAAAGCATGTCCTGAAAACGTTCTAACTCTAACACCTCGTATGAATTGGGTGAAAGAGGAGCGTCAGAAGGCGGTTGTGATCCATGAAGAGAAAGCTGCGGAGTGTATTCGTTGTCATAAGCCTTTTGCTCCTCAATCTATGATTGATATGTTGCAAAACAAGTTACGCGGTCACTCACATTTTTCAGACGAAGCAGCGATCAATCGTATTGCTATGTGTGAAGACTGCCGTGTCATCGATATGTTCGATTCAATGGCTCAAGACCCATTGAAACAACTGAAATACTAG
- a CDS encoding DUF3305 domain-containing protein translates to MSETKEREQQYEKTETSWSIGVHRIEKEIKTGMWTTTQWELVGFELSPNSDSKEVCLLQLHKDERTDYRFNLSSQQPKLFLVMDNVDSGVPIIQLLTASQTVAGQYMDGDNQVLSFDMPLPVQAWMEAFIGRHGELLEKRRKKRKGAGRANGN, encoded by the coding sequence ATGTCGGAAACTAAAGAACGAGAACAACAATATGAGAAAACCGAGACATCTTGGTCGATAGGCGTCCATCGCATCGAAAAAGAGATCAAGACAGGCATGTGGACAACCACACAATGGGAACTGGTAGGATTTGAGTTGTCCCCGAACAGTGACTCGAAAGAGGTGTGCTTACTGCAGTTGCATAAAGATGAACGTACAGACTATCGATTCAACCTTAGCTCGCAACAACCGAAGCTTTTTCTGGTAATGGACAACGTTGATTCAGGTGTTCCGATTATCCAACTGCTAACAGCTTCCCAAACTGTCGCAGGCCAGTATATGGATGGAGACAATCAGGTGCTTTCGTTTGACATGCCTTTACCTGTTCAAGCCTGGATGGAAGCTTTCATTGGTCGACATGGCGAACTGTTAGAAAAACGTCGTAAGAAACGTAAAGGAGCAGGGCGCGCAAATGGCAACTAG
- a CDS encoding ATP-binding protein has protein sequence MYVRYIGLLWVAMVSFSSAAQWQYEQEATPRVSEIAVSISSEIQTLPEPLFMSAQDQRKASQLLRVVLSEQQKQSELFALHLSQFIDNLKSDEESEIKSKTSDDIWFEVQSDYLTLSSINNSKQQLLELADSTTRDKLIGFGPQGVRQLKQEWQLTLLNAEYLFYFQLRSFRSLIQDTFVSPVPVVWAGIKVFFIYSILMWWLANSTRIINLYKNTVLEKSTTPPLWIRLIWYLSRAHKALAWLIAITLSLQVLSTIPSLQHVVFLEIFTWWILGGSIAISFILEFTYRNSRSSSKEIVELRLSTIRRYVWSGIIAGVILQISIMTLGKGTIYNWIYSALFFWFVLITVSVLRLWRDTVFEMVENIADRPWWVNWAIGKKRVWIISIIATAIAATWVMVHIAKHRLISKLSHFTFFSQALAYLFRIEVAKQKNNTADGHALVRVKGDAAFDYVLPGNHDSELIDYADAEIKQLSKYLLTDSPALCVVSGERGVGATTFLKQLLHRVKNAEPIYLNCPHSGYQELLAHFAVSIGLDENTTEIQILSHLRSSKTTYLIAVDNGQRLVKPMVGGLAALIRLTNLIRRSKKNHRAIISIEKASWRFVDRARGERLLFDWVAFLPKWNELQIASLLDTRINQTDEYSVSFDGLVVPKQWDQQEISEEERAKQGFYRILWHYSDGNPTVALRFFRFSLNRNKETDQVMVRLFHAPESEELEKMPKPMLAVLRSIVQLEIATPEELSECTQLTISEVTGILRYFQSRGYIEWTEDKAKLSDHWFRHITNVLDRQHLLVK, from the coding sequence ATGTACGTTCGGTATATTGGGTTACTGTGGGTGGCAATGGTTTCATTTAGTAGTGCAGCACAATGGCAATACGAACAAGAAGCCACCCCTCGCGTCAGCGAAATCGCTGTTAGCATCAGTAGCGAGATTCAAACCCTACCCGAGCCTTTGTTTATGTCGGCTCAGGATCAACGTAAAGCGTCTCAATTACTCAGAGTCGTGCTCTCAGAACAACAAAAACAGAGCGAGCTATTTGCGCTGCACCTTTCCCAATTCATCGATAACCTTAAATCCGATGAAGAATCAGAGATTAAATCAAAAACAAGTGACGATATTTGGTTCGAAGTTCAGTCAGACTATCTAACACTAAGCAGTATCAATAACAGCAAGCAACAGTTATTAGAGCTTGCCGACAGTACCACTCGAGACAAACTTATCGGCTTTGGTCCGCAAGGGGTTAGACAGTTAAAGCAAGAGTGGCAGTTAACGTTGCTCAATGCCGAATACCTGTTTTACTTTCAACTACGCAGTTTTCGCTCATTGATACAAGATACCTTCGTTTCACCCGTTCCAGTGGTTTGGGCTGGTATTAAGGTGTTTTTCATCTACAGCATATTAATGTGGTGGCTAGCCAACAGCACTAGAATTATAAACCTGTATAAAAACACAGTTCTAGAGAAAAGCACCACTCCACCTTTGTGGATTCGTCTCATTTGGTACTTGAGCCGCGCACATAAAGCCCTCGCGTGGCTAATAGCGATAACCCTATCTCTGCAAGTTTTATCAACTATTCCAAGTCTTCAACATGTTGTCTTTCTTGAAATATTTACCTGGTGGATTCTCGGAGGATCTATCGCAATAAGCTTTATTTTAGAATTCACTTACCGCAATAGTCGCTCTTCTAGCAAAGAGATTGTTGAATTACGATTGTCGACCATACGTCGTTATGTTTGGAGCGGAATTATTGCCGGTGTGATATTGCAAATCTCAATCATGACACTGGGTAAAGGCACTATCTATAACTGGATATACAGCGCGCTCTTCTTTTGGTTTGTTCTTATTACCGTTTCCGTATTGAGATTGTGGCGCGACACTGTGTTTGAGATGGTAGAAAACATCGCTGACCGTCCTTGGTGGGTCAATTGGGCGATCGGTAAAAAGCGAGTCTGGATCATTAGTATCATTGCGACTGCCATTGCTGCAACATGGGTCATGGTCCATATCGCTAAGCATCGATTAATCTCAAAACTATCACACTTTACCTTTTTCAGCCAAGCGCTTGCCTATCTTTTTCGGATTGAGGTTGCTAAGCAGAAAAACAATACAGCAGATGGGCACGCGTTAGTTCGTGTGAAAGGCGATGCTGCCTTTGACTATGTGTTACCAGGCAATCATGACAGCGAATTAATTGACTATGCGGATGCCGAAATTAAGCAGCTCTCTAAATACTTGCTGACTGACTCTCCTGCTTTATGTGTCGTTTCTGGAGAGCGAGGTGTGGGCGCCACAACCTTTTTAAAACAACTGCTTCACCGAGTGAAAAATGCGGAACCTATCTACCTGAACTGCCCTCATTCTGGCTATCAAGAGCTACTCGCTCACTTTGCGGTGAGTATCGGGCTGGATGAAAACACCACTGAAATACAGATTCTGAGTCACCTTCGAAGCAGCAAAACTACTTACTTGATTGCCGTAGACAATGGGCAAAGGTTAGTCAAGCCTATGGTTGGTGGGCTGGCTGCGCTTATACGTTTAACCAATCTTATTCGACGTTCCAAGAAGAATCACCGTGCGATCATCTCAATAGAGAAAGCGAGTTGGCGCTTTGTCGATAGAGCTCGAGGTGAAAGACTATTGTTTGATTGGGTTGCCTTTCTTCCTAAGTGGAATGAACTGCAAATCGCCTCACTGCTCGACACACGTATCAACCAAACAGACGAATACTCTGTGAGCTTTGACGGATTAGTGGTACCCAAACAGTGGGATCAGCAGGAGATCAGCGAAGAAGAGCGCGCGAAACAAGGGTTCTATCGAATCTTATGGCACTACTCTGATGGAAATCCGACAGTAGCACTAAGATTCTTCCGTTTCTCTCTAAATAGAAACAAAGAGACTGACCAAGTGATGGTCAGGCTGTTCCATGCTCCCGAATCAGAAGAGCTTGAGAAAATGCCAAAGCCCATGTTGGCAGTATTGCGTTCAATTGTTCAATTGGAAATTGCAACACCGGAAGAGCTCTCTGAATGCACACAACTCACGATTTCTGAAGTGACAGGGATACTTCGCTACTTCCAAAGCCGAGGCTATATCGAATGGACAGAAGATAAAGCAAAACTCTCAGACCACTGGTTTAGACACATTACCAATGTACTAGACAGACAGCATTTATTGGTGAAGTAA
- a CDS encoding methyl-accepting chemotaxis protein produces MDRPTDNQRSPLSLSIRSKFILINITLFISVFVYAVYEQMSLDRLESLERAANENLRSSVDLLMLRRHEKDFLARKEQKYAERFDTTAVTLDQRLLDLNQTLISHELNLSDNTSKITQAIESYEYQFRQIVQQVNAIENPNPSVGLIAALEKRRTELKHAVEKEANLALELALLELVEKDFHYLAHTNDQTSLAFDGALDVFTPYAQNTEATKQAYLNYRSAVEKLLIANTRLGLTEDLGLKGELRRTVHQAEEAINSVQLEINNAISQASADTKNTLHLFGFAIIILLSVLLALIGKSVLTRIKAINEMMESIANGDGDLTVRMNAKGTDELAQLSHSFDAFISKLHANIKDLSSVMTILTDSSCSSEQAAQKSMSNAEKQKQQSESVATAVNELVMTSNEVAANIENAALSAEKIKGNAHHALQETHATDDSIQVLVNNIEESQALIDHLEEQSREINQVVTTIQGIAEQTNLLALNAAIEAARAGEHGRGFAVVASEVRELSLMTNNSTQQIETTIQGLTSGIDKTVAKMSESLDQTEHVKRQTKGVVNAIESIHFQIGEMFDLNSQIATASEEQSVVSAEIDRNITEIAHLSVDTYEVVSGSVRCSEQVSNVSVKLDKIVAQFKY; encoded by the coding sequence ATGGATAGGCCAACTGACAATCAGCGATCTCCGCTGTCATTGTCTATACGAAGTAAATTTATTCTTATCAACATCACCTTATTTATCTCAGTGTTCGTTTATGCCGTATATGAACAAATGAGCCTTGACCGACTGGAGTCACTTGAGCGTGCCGCCAATGAGAACCTAAGAAGTTCAGTTGACCTACTTATGCTCAGAAGGCACGAGAAAGACTTTCTAGCAAGGAAAGAACAGAAATACGCAGAGCGTTTTGATACTACAGCTGTAACACTGGACCAAAGATTATTAGATTTAAATCAGACGCTTATTTCCCATGAGTTAAACCTTTCTGACAACACCTCCAAAATCACCCAAGCAATCGAGAGCTACGAATACCAATTTCGTCAGATTGTTCAACAAGTCAATGCGATTGAAAACCCTAACCCTTCTGTTGGTTTGATTGCTGCCTTAGAAAAAAGAAGAACCGAATTGAAACACGCGGTAGAGAAAGAAGCGAATCTCGCACTGGAACTCGCATTGCTTGAGTTAGTAGAGAAAGACTTTCATTATCTCGCCCACACCAACGATCAAACCAGTCTCGCATTTGATGGCGCATTAGATGTGTTTACACCCTATGCACAAAATACCGAAGCGACGAAACAAGCGTACTTAAATTATCGAAGTGCCGTCGAAAAGCTGCTCATAGCGAATACGCGCCTTGGACTGACCGAAGATTTGGGATTAAAAGGTGAGCTTCGCCGAACCGTTCATCAAGCCGAAGAAGCGATCAATAGCGTTCAACTGGAAATCAACAATGCGATTAGCCAAGCGAGTGCAGATACAAAAAATACGCTGCATCTGTTTGGTTTTGCTATCATAATACTTCTTTCTGTGTTGTTGGCTCTGATCGGAAAAAGTGTGTTAACTCGTATCAAAGCGATCAACGAAATGATGGAGTCAATCGCGAACGGTGACGGTGATTTAACAGTGAGAATGAACGCCAAAGGCACTGACGAATTAGCACAGCTCTCCCACTCCTTTGATGCCTTCATCAGTAAGCTGCATGCGAACATCAAAGACCTTTCTAGTGTAATGACCATACTCACCGACAGCTCTTGCAGTTCAGAGCAAGCCGCACAAAAAAGTATGAGCAATGCCGAAAAGCAAAAGCAGCAATCAGAATCGGTCGCCACGGCGGTCAATGAACTGGTTATGACCAGTAATGAGGTGGCAGCGAATATTGAGAATGCAGCATTGAGTGCCGAGAAAATTAAGGGCAACGCGCATCATGCACTGCAAGAAACGCACGCGACCGATGACAGCATTCAAGTGCTGGTCAACAATATTGAAGAGTCTCAAGCGCTGATTGATCATTTGGAAGAACAGAGCCGAGAAATAAATCAAGTAGTGACGACAATCCAAGGCATCGCAGAGCAGACTAACCTACTCGCCCTCAACGCAGCGATCGAAGCTGCACGTGCAGGTGAGCACGGTCGAGGTTTTGCCGTTGTTGCATCTGAGGTTCGAGAACTTTCGTTGATGACCAATAACTCTACCCAACAAATTGAGACTACCATTCAAGGGCTAACTAGCGGCATTGATAAGACAGTTGCTAAGATGTCGGAGAGCTTAGATCAAACAGAGCATGTTAAACGTCAAACTAAGGGTGTAGTCAATGCGATTGAAAGTATTCATTTCCAGATTGGCGAGATGTTTGATTTGAACAGCCAAATCGCGACCGCATCGGAGGAACAATCTGTTGTATCCGCAGAGATTGACCGAAATATCACAGAGATCGCCCATTTATCCGTGGATACATATGAAGTGGTATCAGGGTCTGTGCGCTGTAGTGAACAAGTGTCCAATGTGAGCGTTAAACTGGATAAAATCGTCGCCCAGTTTAAATATTAG
- a CDS encoding DUF3306 domain-containing protein: MATSFFSRWSQRKLDGDKGTDVEVEETVNVTTDAQSSEFTSINDPEPSVASEQIPADISVESQGDSVENVEGESPSVAQLLVSEASESVKKAALRKLFLSEEFNVRDGLDDYDDDYSNLKSLSEGVADTLRDWVKETVEDSEPVTANAKDESATTSDTLEHEVAEAEQEDVQQEGFDASENEPQDTLNSDTENVEKSPK, from the coding sequence ATGGCAACTAGTTTCTTTAGTCGTTGGTCACAGCGTAAGTTAGATGGAGACAAGGGTACTGACGTTGAAGTAGAAGAGACAGTTAACGTTACTACTGATGCTCAATCTTCTGAATTTACGAGCATTAACGACCCAGAACCTTCGGTTGCTTCAGAGCAAATACCCGCTGATATTTCAGTGGAAAGTCAGGGTGACTCAGTAGAGAACGTTGAAGGTGAATCTCCTTCTGTTGCTCAGCTGCTGGTATCTGAGGCATCGGAGAGCGTCAAAAAGGCAGCTCTGAGAAAGCTATTCTTATCTGAAGAGTTCAATGTTCGTGATGGCTTAGACGATTATGATGATGACTACAGCAACCTTAAGTCTCTTAGTGAAGGCGTTGCTGATACGTTAAGAGACTGGGTAAAAGAAACGGTTGAGGATAGTGAGCCTGTCACTGCTAATGCTAAAGATGAGTCAGCTACGACCAGTGATACCTTAGAACATGAGGTAGCAGAAGCAGAGCAAGAAGATGTTCAACAAGAAGGATTCGATGCTTCTGAAAATGAACCTCAAGATACCCTCAATTCAGACACTGAGAACGTTGAGAAGTCTCCAAAATAA